In one window of Desulfonatronum thioautotrophicum DNA:
- a CDS encoding hydrogenase iron-sulfur subunit — MPALAGKELRIVGFLCNWCSYGGADTAGVGRFSQPTDLRIIRVPCSGRINPLFVAKTLLSGADGVLVSGCHPRDCHYAEGNFYARRRLEVFKRFLPTMGIDPDRFDYTWVSASEGQRWQKVVTTFTEQIHKLGPAPRFGFAHEQNPATAAAC, encoded by the coding sequence ATGCCAGCTTTAGCCGGAAAGGAACTTCGAATCGTTGGCTTTCTCTGTAACTGGTGCTCCTACGGTGGAGCGGATACGGCCGGAGTGGGTCGGTTTTCCCAGCCCACGGACCTGCGGATCATCCGCGTCCCATGCTCCGGACGAATCAATCCCCTGTTCGTGGCCAAGACTCTGCTATCCGGTGCCGATGGAGTGCTTGTTTCCGGATGTCATCCCAGGGACTGTCACTATGCCGAGGGCAACTTTTATGCCCGCCGGCGATTGGAAGTCTTCAAGCGGTTTCTACCGACCATGGGCATAGACCCGGACCGTTTTGATTATACCTGGGTTTCCGCGTCCGAGGGACAGCGATGGCAGAAAGTGGTGACCACCTTTACGGAGCAGATTCACAAGCTTGGCCCGGCACCCCGATTCGGCTTTGCCCATGAACAGAACCCGGCAACCGCGGCGGCGTGCTAA
- a CDS encoding CoB--CoM heterodisulfide reductase iron-sulfur subunit A family protein: MKIGVFVCHCGSNIGGTVDAAKVAEAAREFPDVVFTSDTMYACSEPGQDGIIQAIKDNQLDGVVVSSCTPRMHEPTFRRTVERAGLNRFMFEMANIREHVSWIGKDKEANTNKAIELTGIAVEKLRRDQPLFAKQFDINKRVLVIGGGVAGIQAALDCADGDREVVLVERESTIGGKMAKLDKTFPTVDCSSCILGPKMVDVAQHPKIQLYAMAEVEEIGGYVGNFEVKIRRKAPYVNWDLCTGCGLCMEKCPSKKSTDRFNEQVGSTTAINIPFPQAIPKKAVIDPKFCIKLTKGKCGICAKICPTKAIVFEQQEEIISESVGAIVAATGYDLFDISKYGEYGGGRLPDVITGLQYERLLSASGPTGGHVKRPSDGKEPKTIVFVQCVGSRDKSVDRPYCSGFCCMYTAKQAILTKDHIPDSTSYVFYMDIRSPGKMYDEFTRRAMEEYGTQYVRGRVSMIYPQGDKLMVRGADTLMGTQVEVEADLVVLAAGAEAAVGAPQLAEKLRISYDKYGFFMESHPKLRPVETNTAGVYLAGSCQGPKDIPASVAQGSAAAAKVLALFAKDKLENDPMISLVDMKRCVGCGKCVRVCPFGAIKEIDVRGEPKAEVIETVCQGCGLCTATCPQGAIQLSHFTDNQILAEVNALCQL, translated from the coding sequence ATGAAGATTGGAGTATTCGTCTGCCACTGCGGCAGCAATATCGGTGGGACGGTGGACGCGGCCAAGGTCGCGGAGGCCGCCCGCGAATTTCCCGATGTGGTTTTTACGTCGGACACCATGTACGCCTGTTCCGAACCGGGGCAGGACGGGATCATTCAGGCCATCAAGGACAACCAGCTGGACGGCGTGGTCGTTTCCTCCTGCACCCCACGGATGCACGAGCCCACGTTCCGACGCACCGTGGAACGAGCCGGACTGAACCGATTCATGTTTGAGATGGCCAACATCCGGGAACACGTCTCCTGGATCGGCAAGGACAAGGAGGCGAACACCAACAAGGCCATCGAGCTGACCGGCATTGCCGTGGAAAAGCTGCGTCGCGACCAGCCCTTGTTCGCCAAACAGTTCGATATCAACAAGCGGGTTCTGGTCATCGGCGGCGGTGTGGCCGGTATTCAGGCCGCGCTGGATTGTGCCGACGGGGACCGGGAAGTGGTCCTGGTGGAGCGGGAATCCACCATCGGCGGGAAGATGGCCAAGCTGGACAAGACCTTCCCCACCGTGGACTGCAGCAGCTGCATTCTCGGCCCGAAAATGGTTGACGTGGCTCAGCATCCGAAGATTCAACTTTACGCCATGGCTGAGGTGGAGGAGATTGGCGGTTATGTGGGCAACTTCGAGGTGAAAATCCGCCGCAAGGCGCCCTACGTGAACTGGGATCTCTGTACCGGATGCGGACTGTGCATGGAGAAGTGTCCCAGCAAAAAGTCCACGGATCGCTTCAATGAGCAGGTGGGCTCGACCACGGCCATCAATATCCCCTTTCCCCAGGCCATCCCCAAGAAAGCCGTGATCGACCCGAAGTTCTGCATCAAGCTGACCAAGGGCAAATGTGGGATTTGTGCCAAGATCTGTCCGACAAAGGCCATTGTTTTCGAGCAGCAGGAAGAAATCATTTCCGAAAGCGTCGGAGCCATTGTCGCGGCCACCGGGTACGATCTTTTCGACATCAGCAAGTACGGGGAATACGGTGGCGGTCGTCTGCCTGACGTGATCACCGGCCTGCAGTACGAGCGCCTGCTCTCGGCCTCCGGCCCCACCGGAGGGCACGTCAAGCGGCCTTCGGACGGCAAGGAGCCGAAAACCATCGTCTTTGTTCAGTGCGTGGGCTCCCGGGACAAGAGCGTCGATCGGCCGTACTGCTCCGGTTTCTGCTGCATGTACACGGCCAAACAGGCCATCTTGACCAAGGACCACATTCCGGATTCCACCTCCTACGTCTTCTACATGGACATCCGTTCTCCGGGAAAAATGTACGACGAGTTCACCCGCCGGGCCATGGAAGAGTACGGCACGCAATACGTCCGCGGGCGGGTCTCGATGATCTACCCGCAAGGCGACAAGCTGATGGTCCGCGGTGCGGATACCCTGATGGGCACCCAGGTGGAGGTGGAAGCTGACCTCGTGGTTCTGGCCGCTGGCGCCGAAGCTGCGGTGGGTGCTCCGCAACTTGCCGAGAAGTTACGTATTTCCTACGATAAATACGGCTTTTTCATGGAGAGCCATCCCAAGCTGCGACCCGTGGAGACGAACACCGCGGGGGTGTATTTGGCTGGATCATGTCAAGGCCCCAAGGACATTCCGGCTTCAGTGGCCCAAGGCAGTGCCGCCGCCGCCAAGGTTCTGGCCTTGTTCGCCAAGGACAAGCTGGAAAACGATCCGATGATTTCCCTGGTGGACATGAAACGCTGCGTGGGGTGTGGCAAGTGCGTGCGGGTCTGCCCCTTTGGTGCGATCAAGGAAATCGACGTTCGGGGTGAACCCAAGGCCGAGGTGATCGAGACGGTTTGCCAAGGCTGCGGCCTGTGCACAGCGACGTGTCCGCAGGGGGCGATCCAGCTTTCCCACTTTACCGATAATCAGATTCTCGCCGAGGTGAACGCATTATGCCAGCTTTAG
- a CDS encoding Fur family transcriptional regulator gives MAFSVQTPASQARLEQMIHRLKSRDFRLTPQRMAVLRILASSEGHPSVERIYEQVQRDFPTTSIATVYKTVALLRELGEVLELGFPDGSNRYDGNKPFPHPHVICTQCKSIHDPELNGLTDLTKEVSAETGFQITTHRVDFFGICQDCQRAVSKKETGIIGSEDMATSSVTEPQPFMERKENAE, from the coding sequence ATGGCCTTTTCTGTCCAGACACCCGCATCTCAAGCTCGCCTTGAACAGATGATCCATCGGCTGAAAAGTCGTGATTTTCGATTGACGCCGCAGCGCATGGCCGTACTCAGGATCCTGGCTTCCAGCGAAGGCCACCCTTCGGTGGAACGGATCTATGAGCAGGTTCAACGCGATTTTCCGACCACCAGCATTGCGACGGTGTATAAAACCGTGGCTCTGCTCCGAGAACTTGGAGAAGTTTTGGAACTGGGTTTCCCGGATGGCAGTAATCGGTATGACGGGAACAAGCCGTTTCCTCATCCCCATGTTATCTGCACGCAGTGCAAATCAATTCATGACCCGGAGTTGAACGGCCTGACGGACCTGACCAAAGAGGTCAGCGCGGAGACCGGCTTTCAAATCACGACGCACCGAGTGGATTTCTTTGGGATATGCCAGGATTGCCAAAGGGCTGTGTCCAAAAAAGAGACGGGAATTATCGGTTCGGAGGATATGGCAACCTCATCGGTAACAGAACCTCAGCCGTTCATGGAACGAAAGGAGAATGCAGAATGA
- a CDS encoding ferritin-like domain-containing protein, giving the protein MAGFFHAAEIAEAAVNIEQKGQNFYVNAAESAKNPDVKDFFLYFAKEEAKHEQIFLQFKERLGKVELPAWSTSEEYAAYLQALIDSHSIFSPELKKRLAEADSENEAIRLAMGFEKDTILFFMEMKELVPDSEKKFVQQCIDEERSHLRQLSKMLSS; this is encoded by the coding sequence ATGGCAGGATTTTTCCACGCGGCTGAAATAGCCGAAGCCGCCGTGAATATCGAGCAGAAGGGACAGAACTTTTATGTAAATGCTGCTGAATCGGCCAAGAACCCTGATGTCAAGGATTTCTTCCTGTATTTTGCCAAGGAAGAGGCCAAGCATGAACAGATTTTTCTGCAATTCAAGGAACGACTGGGAAAGGTCGAACTCCCGGCCTGGAGCACCAGTGAAGAGTACGCCGCTTATTTGCAAGCCCTGATCGATTCGCATTCCATTTTTTCCCCGGAATTGAAAAAGCGTTTGGCCGAGGCTGATAGCGAAAATGAGGCCATCCGCTTGGCCATGGGCTTTGAGAAGGACACCATCCTGTTTTTCATGGAAATGAAAGAGTTGGTGCCTGATTCGGAAAAAAAGTTTGTTCAGCAATGCATTGACGAAGAGCGGTCGCATCTGCGGCAACTTTCCAAAATGCTGTCGTCGTGA
- a CDS encoding FAD/NAD(P)-binding protein, translating to MTENPKQSPLAANPYLPEIGTVVETIQETHNIKTFRVVLGSEERMQNFHYEPGQVGQLSVFGIGESTFVINSPPTRKEYLQFSVMRAGEVTTKLHSLSKGDRIGVRAPLGNAFPYESMKGKDIIFIGGGIGMAPLRTLLLFMLDNRKDYGKIRLLYGARSPQDMAFSYELPDWLERKDMETVLTIDREAEGWEHKVGLIPNVLLDMAPKPRKAVAVTCGPPIMIKFTLQALKKLGFKDNQIITTLEKRMKCGVGICGRCNIGTKYVCVDGPVFSYEQLRELPNEL from the coding sequence ATGACCGAGAACCCGAAACAGTCACCCCTTGCCGCCAACCCTTACCTGCCGGAAATCGGCACGGTCGTGGAAACCATCCAGGAAACCCACAACATCAAGACCTTCCGGGTTGTTCTGGGCAGTGAAGAACGGATGCAGAATTTTCACTATGAACCGGGTCAGGTCGGGCAGCTCTCCGTGTTCGGCATTGGTGAATCCACCTTCGTGATCAACTCCCCGCCCACACGCAAGGAATATCTTCAATTCAGCGTGATGCGCGCCGGCGAGGTGACCACCAAACTGCACTCCTTGTCCAAGGGCGATCGCATTGGCGTACGCGCTCCTTTGGGCAACGCCTTTCCCTACGAGTCCATGAAGGGCAAGGACATCATTTTCATCGGGGGCGGGATCGGCATGGCTCCGTTGCGGACCTTGCTGTTGTTTATGCTGGACAATAGGAAGGATTACGGCAAGATCCGCCTGCTTTATGGCGCGCGCAGCCCGCAGGATATGGCGTTCAGTTATGAATTGCCGGACTGGCTGGAGCGGAAGGACATGGAGACCGTGTTGACCATCGACCGGGAGGCCGAAGGATGGGAACACAAAGTCGGACTGATCCCCAACGTGCTCCTGGACATGGCTCCCAAGCCGCGCAAGGCCGTTGCCGTGACCTGTGGTCCTCCGATCATGATCAAGTTTACCCTTCAGGCTTTGAAGAAACTGGGCTTTAAGGACAATCAGATCATCACCACCTTGGAAAAACGGATGAAATGTGGTGTGGGTATTTGTGGACGCTGCAACATCGGGACAAAGTACGTCTGTGTGGACGGCCCGGTGTTTTCCTATGAACAACTTCGGGAACTTCCCAACGAATTATAG
- a CDS encoding 4Fe-4S dicluster domain-containing protein: MAEAKYISNDKLTAWLDELAGKMRVIAPTRQGDAVVFAPYASGQSVELTQEATSPPKSVVFPASEDLLRYDYRKNPENLGQVDVELLPTITPEPTLVFGSRPCGVRGFLIFDRVYDGAIYKDPYYLARREATLFATITCGHAENACFCHSVGSGPGDATGSDLLLTPIGDGFVVESVSDKGSQCLESSLLEAAGGKADEAKAFREKAHQEMGEPQDFGPAQKKLLELFDDMGFWEDVSAKCISCGACTYLCPTCYCFNITDENAGLTGRRVRSWDNCMSFQFTLEASGHNPRPTKAHRLKNRVGHKFSYYPDLHEGIIACCGCGRCIKSCPVSVDIREIVTKAMAHQPPAVEEAAK, translated from the coding sequence ATGGCCGAGGCCAAATACATATCAAACGACAAGCTGACGGCCTGGTTGGACGAATTGGCCGGGAAGATGCGTGTAATTGCTCCGACACGTCAAGGTGACGCGGTGGTTTTCGCTCCCTATGCCTCGGGGCAAAGCGTGGAATTGACGCAGGAGGCCACGTCTCCGCCTAAAAGCGTTGTTTTTCCGGCCAGCGAGGATCTCCTGCGTTACGACTACCGCAAGAACCCGGAAAATCTGGGCCAGGTTGACGTGGAATTGCTCCCGACCATCACCCCGGAGCCAACTCTGGTCTTTGGCTCCCGTCCTTGCGGGGTCCGGGGGTTTTTAATCTTTGACCGCGTTTATGATGGGGCAATCTACAAGGACCCTTATTATCTTGCCCGTCGGGAAGCGACCCTGTTTGCCACCATCACCTGCGGACATGCGGAAAATGCCTGTTTTTGCCATAGCGTCGGCTCCGGGCCGGGCGATGCAACAGGCTCGGATTTGTTGTTGACACCGATTGGCGACGGATTTGTCGTGGAGTCCGTCAGTGACAAAGGGTCGCAATGCTTGGAAAGTTCTTTGCTTGAGGCTGCCGGCGGCAAGGCCGACGAGGCAAAAGCCTTTCGGGAAAAAGCGCACCAGGAAATGGGTGAACCGCAGGACTTTGGCCCGGCTCAGAAGAAGCTTCTGGAACTCTTCGACGACATGGGGTTCTGGGAGGATGTCTCGGCCAAATGTATCAGTTGCGGGGCTTGTACTTATCTTTGCCCGACTTGCTATTGCTTCAATATCACCGACGAAAACGCCGGATTGACAGGGCGCAGGGTCCGTTCGTGGGACAACTGTATGTCGTTCCAGTTCACCCTGGAAGCCAGCGGTCACAATCCCCGTCCGACCAAGGCGCATCGCCTGAAGAACCGGGTCGGGCACAAGTTCAGCTACTATCCGGATCTGCATGAGGGGATTATAGCCTGTTGCGGTTGCGGCCGATGCATCAAAAGCTGCCCTGTCAGCGTGGACATTCGGGAAATCGTGACCAAAGCCATGGCTCATCAACCACCGGCTGTCGAGGAGGCCGCAAAATGA
- a CDS encoding 4Fe-4S dicluster domain-containing protein — MTILTQLKEQITAQLPKLDMVIGWEQGYDALHATPLFMRAAEDVERLQVGPLSVHNTATYLTGLRNKKVGLVVKGCDSRAVVQLQQEGLIDRENVVVFGFPCDGVADLTKVRRLIGDIGRVEEVEATSTELRLRVDGREEQVAMSDVLADKCRRCQYPNALVHDHFAGKPREPHATSDDYSDVQEFESQSLETRFEHWKSEMSRCIRCYACRNACPMCVCRDHCIAQSRDPHWVTQDDMVREKWMFQVIHAMHLAGRCVECGECQRACPVDIPILALKRKMNKEIKEVFNYDAGVDPQAIPPLLSFQVEEENINERGW, encoded by the coding sequence GTGACAATTCTCACGCAACTTAAGGAACAGATCACGGCACAGTTGCCGAAGCTGGATATGGTTATCGGCTGGGAGCAGGGCTACGACGCACTGCATGCCACGCCGTTGTTCATGCGCGCCGCGGAGGACGTGGAACGACTGCAGGTTGGGCCGTTGTCCGTCCATAACACGGCAACATACCTCACTGGTTTGCGAAACAAGAAGGTCGGACTCGTGGTCAAGGGGTGTGACAGCCGGGCCGTGGTGCAATTGCAGCAAGAGGGGTTGATCGACCGTGAAAATGTGGTTGTCTTCGGTTTTCCGTGCGATGGCGTGGCCGACCTGACCAAGGTGCGACGGCTGATTGGCGATATCGGGCGGGTGGAAGAAGTCGAGGCCACCTCCACGGAACTTCGCCTGCGGGTGGACGGCCGGGAGGAACAGGTGGCCATGTCCGACGTGTTGGCGGACAAGTGTCGACGGTGTCAGTACCCCAATGCCCTGGTACATGATCACTTCGCGGGCAAGCCCCGGGAGCCGCACGCCACAAGTGACGATTACAGCGATGTGCAGGAATTCGAGTCGCAGTCCCTGGAGACCCGGTTCGAGCACTGGAAGTCGGAAATGAGCCGGTGTATCCGCTGCTATGCCTGTCGCAACGCCTGTCCCATGTGCGTCTGCCGGGATCACTGTATTGCCCAGAGCCGAGATCCCCATTGGGTCACCCAGGATGACATGGTCCGGGAAAAATGGATGTTCCAGGTGATCCATGCCATGCACCTGGCCGGGCGCTGCGTGGAATGCGGCGAATGCCAACGGGCTTGCCCGGTGGATATTCCGATTCTGGCGCTGAAGCGCAAAATGAACAAGGAAATCAAAGAAGTCTTCAACTACGATGCCGGTGTTGACCCTCAGGCAATACCGCCATTGCTCTCCTTCCAGGTGGAAGAGGAGAACATCAACGAGCGAGGTTGGTGA
- a CDS encoding aldehyde ferredoxin oxidoreductase family protein — MDKILRIDVGAQGGPKATVEPVGDYAGMGGRAMTTMVVFKEVPPDCHPLGPENKLVISPGLMSGSAASSSGRLSVGCKSPLTGTIKESNAGGTAAQALGRLGYAAVILEGERQGDDMYKVFIDDQGVKIEKANDLKMLPNYDLIEKLKPVYGEKVSVISIGTAGEMRFSNSSIAVTDPEFRPTRHCGRGGVGAVMGSKGIKCLVVDASNAKMRQPVNPEAFKESNRKFVEGLKQHAVTGQGLPTYGTNVLTNVLNEAGGYPTYNFREGRYKHHQTLSGELQAETMKNREGGQPTHGCHRGCAIQCSGIWTDKDGNYMTKQPEYETVWSHGGNCGISDLDAVAKLDYLDDNYGLDTIEMGVTIGVAMEAGVIEFGDAEGAINLVHEVGKGTPLGRILGAGAATTARCYGLERAPVVKGQAMPAYDPRSVKGIGVTYATSTMGADHTAGYAVATNILKVGGDVDPLKVEGQAELSRNLQVATAALDATGFCLFVAFAILDQPETFSAMVETINGMYGLSMTGDDVVALGQKILKMEQEFNKKAGFGPEHDRLPRYFSREPLTPHNVVFDVPSEELDKVYNF, encoded by the coding sequence ATGGACAAGATTTTACGTATTGACGTTGGAGCGCAGGGCGGTCCCAAAGCAACCGTAGAACCGGTTGGGGACTACGCGGGCATGGGTGGCCGGGCCATGACCACCATGGTTGTGTTCAAAGAAGTTCCGCCGGATTGCCATCCCTTGGGACCGGAAAACAAGCTGGTCATCTCCCCCGGTCTGATGAGCGGATCGGCTGCTTCGTCCTCCGGTCGCCTGTCCGTGGGCTGCAAGAGCCCGCTGACGGGAACCATCAAGGAATCCAATGCCGGCGGCACCGCGGCCCAGGCTCTTGGACGGCTCGGCTATGCGGCGGTCATCCTGGAAGGCGAGCGCCAGGGCGACGATATGTACAAGGTGTTCATTGACGACCAGGGCGTGAAGATCGAGAAGGCCAATGACCTGAAGATGCTGCCCAACTACGACCTGATCGAAAAGCTGAAGCCCGTTTACGGCGAAAAAGTCTCGGTGATATCCATTGGGACAGCAGGTGAAATGCGTTTTTCCAACTCCTCCATTGCCGTGACCGACCCGGAATTCCGGCCGACCCGGCACTGCGGACGCGGTGGCGTTGGCGCGGTCATGGGCTCCAAGGGTATCAAATGCCTTGTCGTGGATGCTTCCAACGCCAAAATGCGTCAGCCGGTAAACCCCGAGGCCTTCAAAGAATCCAACCGCAAGTTCGTGGAAGGCCTGAAGCAACACGCTGTCACCGGGCAGGGACTGCCGACCTACGGTACCAACGTCCTGACCAACGTGCTCAACGAGGCCGGGGGGTATCCGACGTACAACTTCCGGGAAGGACGTTACAAGCACCACCAGACCCTTTCCGGCGAACTACAGGCTGAGACCATGAAGAACCGGGAAGGTGGCCAACCCACCCATGGTTGTCACCGCGGTTGCGCCATCCAATGTTCCGGTATCTGGACGGACAAGGATGGCAACTACATGACCAAGCAGCCGGAGTACGAGACGGTCTGGTCACACGGCGGCAACTGCGGTATCAGCGACCTGGATGCCGTGGCCAAGCTCGATTATCTGGACGACAACTACGGTCTGGACACCATTGAAATGGGCGTGACCATTGGCGTGGCCATGGAAGCCGGAGTGATCGAATTTGGCGATGCCGAAGGCGCCATCAATCTGGTTCACGAAGTGGGCAAGGGCACACCGCTGGGCCGCATCCTGGGTGCCGGCGCGGCAACTACGGCCCGCTGCTATGGTCTGGAGCGCGCCCCAGTGGTCAAGGGTCAGGCCATGCCGGCATATGACCCCCGCTCGGTCAAGGGCATCGGCGTGACCTATGCCACTTCCACCATGGGCGCCGACCACACCGCTGGATATGCCGTGGCCACGAACATCCTCAAGGTCGGCGGTGATGTTGATCCGTTGAAGGTCGAGGGACAGGCTGAGTTGTCCCGGAACCTGCAGGTGGCCACAGCCGCTCTGGATGCCACGGGCTTTTGCCTGTTCGTAGCCTTCGCCATTCTGGATCAGCCCGAAACCTTCAGCGCCATGGTCGAGACCATCAACGGCATGTATGGTCTGAGCATGACCGGCGACGACGTCGTCGCTCTGGGCCAGAAGATTCTGAAGATGGAGCAGGAGTTCAACAAGAAGGCCGGCTTCGGTCCGGAACACGACCGTCTGCCCCGCTACTTCTCCCGTGAGCCGCTGACCCCGCATAATGTGGTCTTTGACGTGCCCTCAGAAGAGTTGGACAAGGTCTACAACTTCTAA
- the katG gene encoding catalase/peroxidase HPI codes for MSETGKCPVTGKTHDHPAAKGTSTRDWWPNQLDLGILHQHAPASNPLGPDFSYAEEFAKLDLAAVKKDLVALMTDSQEWWPADWGHYGGLMIRMAWHSAGTYRTADGRGGGGTGNQRFAPINSWPDNVNLDKARRLLWPIKKKYGNRLSWADLMILAGNCALESMGFKTFGFGGGREDIWQPEEDIYWGSESEWLGDKRYSGDRELENPLAAVQMGLIYVNPEGPNGNPDPVASGRDVRETFARMGMNDEETVALTAGGHTFGKCHGAGPADHVGPEPEAAPIEEQGLGWKSSFGSGKGGDTISSGIEGAWKPNPTTWDMGYLKVLFKYEWELVKSPAGANQWLAKDVADEDMVIDAHDPSKKRRPMMTTADLSLRYDPIYEPIARRYLENPEEFADAFARAWFKLTHRDMGPKARYLGSEVPSEDLIWQDPVPAVDHPLVDARDIKELKTKVLASGLSVAELVATAWASASTFRGSDKRGGANGARIRLAPQKDWAVNQPEQLAKVLGVLESIQSDFNAAQAGGKKISLADLIVLAGCAAVEAAAKTGGYPVDVPFTPGRTDASQDQTDVATFALMEPEADGFRNYQKKVYSVSAEEMLVDRAQLLTLSAPEMTVLVGGLRVLGANAGGSAHGVFTERPGALTTDFFTNLIDMGTVWKPASEGGETFEGFDRTTGAKRWTGTRVDLIFGSNSQLRALAEVYAQDDAQEKFVRDFAAAWNKVMNLDRFDLK; via the coding sequence ATGAGTGAAACAGGTAAATGTCCGGTTACGGGCAAGACGCATGACCATCCAGCCGCAAAAGGCACTTCAACCCGGGATTGGTGGCCCAATCAGCTGGATTTGGGAATCCTGCACCAGCACGCTCCGGCATCCAACCCTCTGGGGCCGGATTTCAGCTATGCCGAAGAGTTCGCGAAGCTCGACCTGGCCGCAGTGAAAAAAGATCTCGTTGCCCTGATGACCGATTCCCAGGAATGGTGGCCTGCCGATTGGGGACACTACGGGGGCTTGATGATCCGGATGGCTTGGCACAGTGCGGGTACGTACCGCACCGCGGATGGACGCGGCGGCGGAGGCACGGGAAACCAACGCTTTGCACCCATCAACAGTTGGCCGGACAATGTCAATCTGGATAAAGCCCGCCGATTGCTCTGGCCCATCAAGAAAAAGTACGGCAATCGTCTCTCATGGGCCGATCTGATGATCCTGGCAGGCAACTGCGCCCTGGAGTCCATGGGCTTCAAGACCTTCGGCTTTGGGGGCGGTCGTGAAGATATCTGGCAACCGGAAGAGGACATTTACTGGGGGTCTGAGAGCGAGTGGCTGGGCGATAAGCGCTACAGTGGTGACCGGGAACTGGAAAACCCGTTGGCCGCCGTACAAATGGGCCTGATCTACGTCAACCCCGAGGGACCCAATGGCAACCCGGACCCGGTGGCTTCTGGTCGTGATGTCCGGGAAACCTTCGCCCGCATGGGAATGAACGACGAAGAAACCGTCGCCTTGACCGCCGGAGGCCATACCTTCGGCAAATGCCATGGAGCCGGACCCGCTGATCATGTCGGACCGGAGCCCGAAGCGGCGCCCATTGAGGAACAAGGCCTGGGTTGGAAGAGCAGCTTTGGCAGCGGCAAAGGTGGGGACACGATCAGCAGTGGCATTGAAGGAGCCTGGAAACCGAATCCGACAACCTGGGACATGGGCTACTTGAAGGTGCTGTTCAAATATGAGTGGGAGCTGGTCAAGAGCCCTGCCGGAGCGAATCAGTGGCTGGCCAAGGATGTGGCGGACGAGGATATGGTGATTGACGCCCATGATCCATCGAAAAAACGGCGGCCGATGATGACCACCGCGGACCTGTCGCTGCGCTATGATCCGATCTACGAACCCATTGCCCGGCGCTATTTGGAAAATCCCGAGGAATTCGCGGACGCCTTTGCCCGGGCCTGGTTCAAGTTGACCCATCGGGACATGGGGCCCAAAGCCCGCTATCTTGGCTCGGAAGTTCCTTCCGAAGATCTGATCTGGCAGGACCCTGTCCCCGCGGTGGATCACCCTCTTGTGGACGCCCGGGACATCAAAGAGTTGAAGACCAAGGTGCTGGCTTCCGGCTTGTCCGTGGCTGAATTGGTGGCCACGGCCTGGGCTTCGGCATCCACATTCCGTGGCTCGGACAAGCGCGGCGGGGCCAACGGGGCGCGCATTCGCCTGGCACCGCAGAAGGATTGGGCCGTGAACCAGCCGGAACAGCTGGCCAAGGTTCTGGGTGTGCTGGAGTCCATTCAGAGCGACTTCAACGCAGCCCAGGCTGGTGGCAAAAAAATATCCCTGGCGGATCTGATCGTTCTGGCTGGTTGCGCCGCTGTAGAGGCAGCAGCCAAGACCGGGGGGTATCCAGTTGATGTTCCGTTTACCCCGGGACGAACGGATGCATCCCAGGACCAGACGGATGTGGCGACCTTTGCCCTGATGGAGCCGGAGGCCGATGGGTTCCGCAATTATCAGAAAAAGGTCTATTCCGTATCCGCCGAGGAGATGCTCGTGGATCGAGCCCAGTTGTTGACCCTGAGCGCTCCGGAGATGACCGTGCTAGTTGGCGGTCTGCGGGTGTTGGGGGCCAATGCCGGTGGGTCGGCCCATGGCGTGTTCACCGAGCGGCCCGGTGCGCTGACCACTGATTTTTTCACCAATCTCATCGATATGGGCACTGTGTGGAAGCCAGCTTCTGAAGGCGGAGAGACCTTTGAGGGATTCGACCGCACGACCGGAGCTAAAAGGTGGACGGGGACCCGGGTGGACCTGATCTTTGGCTCCAATTCCCAGTTGCGCGCCCTGGCCGAGGTTTATGCCCAGGATGATGCCCAGGAGAAATTTGTTCGGGATTTTGCCGCGGCATGGAACAAGGTCATGAACCTGGATCGCTTTGATCTGAAGTGA